A single genomic interval of Rhododendron vialii isolate Sample 1 chromosome 3a, ASM3025357v1 harbors:
- the LOC131320003 gene encoding ethylene-responsive transcription factor ERF017-like, translating to MVRPNAERGERRPNGGAGNRDGRYKGVRMRKWGKWVAEVRQPNSRDRIWLGSYRTAEEAARAYDAAAFCLRGPSATLNFPDCPPDVPDAAELSRSQIQVAASRHARGAEEEEGESGGGGAVGSAEASLPPAPAAVFYVGEFSGGYFDGGELMTTRDEEGFVGRTGERSGGADGSLYESVWTF from the coding sequence ATGGTGAGGCCGAAtgcagagagaggagagaggaggccgAACGGCGGGGCCGGGAACCGTGACGGCCGTTACAAGGGGGTGAGAATGAGGAAATGGGGGAAGTGGGTGGCGGAGGTGCGGCAGCCGAACAGCCGCGACAGGATCTGGCTGGGGTCGTACCGGACGGCGGAGGAGGCAGCCAGGGCCTACGACGCCGCCGCCTTCTGCCTCCGCGGGCCGTCGGCGACGCTCAATTTCCCGGATTGTCCGCCGGACGTTCCGGACGCTGCCGAACTGTCGCGGTCGCAGATCCAGGTGGCGGCGTCGAGGCACGCGCGAGgggcggaggaggaggaaggggagtcgggtggtggtggtgcggtGGGGTCAGCGGAGGCGAGTTTACCGCCGGCGCCGGCGGCGGTGTTTTACGTCGGAGAGTTTAGTGGTGGTTATTTTGATGGTGGCGAGTTGATGACGACAAGAGATGAAGAAGGGTTTGTGGGAAGGACAGGTGAGAGGAGTGGGGGGGCAGATGGGTCATTGTATGAGAGTGTATGGACGTTTTGA
- the LOC131320001 gene encoding FCS-Like Zinc finger 14-like: MSGNKPRPVIGKLVGGWGSGERFGFADAPATSPRSPLDVKIQSPRVLKNIYDLGGVGLGIVAALEKSAGDPGSDTRASKPVFVRNLSRNSNPIPVKLPPNDSDRGGCRRELEEMELIDDLEEDYTFVTFHGPNKDYDTRVYRDNGVEIGRSGGWHDRIVIDKRSENCGHVAAFDISPALFGDDTRACPGSDFLSSCHLCQKKLHGRDIYMYRGEKAFCSTECRFRQIVTDERKEQCCSSEASRSAAADVSNSPYANGRIFTTGILAI, from the exons ATGTCAGGCAACAAACCACGGCCGGTCATCGGAAAGCTTGTCGGAGGGTGGGGATCCGGTGAAAGATTCGGGTTTGCGGATGCTCCGGCTACTAGCCCAAGAAGTCCTTTAGACGTCAAGATCCAATCCCCAAGAGTCCTCAAGAATATTTACGATCTTGGTGGGGTTGGACTTGGTATTGTGGCTGCCCTCGAGAAATCTGCAGGCGACCCCGGGTCGGATACTCGGGCCAGTAAGCCTGTTTTTGTCCGGAATTTGAGCCGGAATTCCAACCCGATTCCGGTTAAATTACCACCTAACGATAGTGATCGCGGTGGATGCAGAAGAGAGTTGGAGGAAATGGAGTTGATTGATGATTTAGAGGAGGATTATACTTTCGTGACCTTTCATGGGCCAAACAAGGACTACGACACTAGAGTTTATCGTGACAATGGAGTTGAAATCGGCAGAAGTGGGGGGTGGCATGATAGAATTGTGATCGATAAGAGAAGCGAAAACTGTGGTCATGTCGCTGCTTTCGACATATCGCCGGCGCTATTCGGAGACGATACGAGGGCTTGTCCTGGATCTGATTTTCTCAGTTCATGCCACTTGTGCCAGAAGAAGCTCCACGGCAGAGACATTTACATGTATAG GGGAGAGAAAGCATTTTGCAGCACGGAGTGTAGATTCAGGCAGATAGTAACGGATGAGCGGAAGGAGCAGTGCTGCAGCTCTGAAGCTTCAAGATCAGCTGCAGCAGATGTTTCAAACTCGCCTTACGCCAACGGCCGGATTTTCACCACCGGGATTCTTGCAATCTAG
- the LOC131320000 gene encoding oligouridylate-binding protein 1-like isoform X1 has product MMQQQQQQQQRLKQQQALMQQSLYHPGLLAPPPQIEPILSGNLPPGFDSSTCRSVYVGNVHPQVTDPLLQEVFSSTGPIEGCKLIRKEKSSYGFVDYFDRRSAALAIVTLNGRHLFGQPIKVNWAYASNQREDTSGHFNIFVGDLSPEVTDATLFACFSVYPSCSDARVMWDQKTGRSRGFGFVSFRTQQDAQTAVNDLNGKWLGSRQIRCNWATKGAGVNDDNHNLDGKSVVELTNGSSEDGQERTNEDAPENNPQYTTVYVGNLAPEVSSADLHQHFHLLGAGVIEDVRIQRDKGFGFIRYGTHAEAARAIQMGNARIFFGKPIKCSWGSKPTPPGTSSTPLPPPAAAQMPGFSAADLVAYERQLALSRMGMGMGMGMGMGAQALMQPQAQQRFGAAGASQAIYDGGYPGIASTQPSIYYQ; this is encoded by the exons ATAGAGCCCATCTTGAGTGGAAATCTGCCTCCTGGGTTTGATTCAAGTACTTGCCGCAGTGT GTATGTTGGGAATGTTCACCCACAGGTTACAGACCCACTTCTTCAGGAGGTTTTCTCAAGTACTGGTCCTATTGAAGGTTGCAAGCTCATTCGGAAGGAGAAG TCATCCTACGGTTTCGTGGACTACTTTGATCGCAGATCAGCTGCTCTTGCTATTGTGACTCTTAATGGAAGGCATCT GTTTGGGCAGCCTATAAAAGTTAACTGGGCATATGCCAGTAACCAGAGAGAGGACACATCAG GCCACTTTAACATTTTCGTTGGTGATCTTAGCCCTGAAGTTACGGATGCTACCCTGTTTGCATGCTTCTCTGTTTATCCTAGTTGCTC AGATGCAAGGGTTATGTGGGATCAAAAGACTGGGCGTTCAAGGGGGTTTGGATTCGTCTCTTTCCGAACTCAGCAG GATGCTCAAACTGCAGTGAATGATTTGAATG GAAAATGGCTCGGAAGCAGACAAATCAGGTGCAACTGGGCAACAAAGGGAGCTGGTGTTAATGATGACAATCACAATTTGGATGGCAAAAGCGTGGTGGAACTGACAAATGGGAGTTCAG AAGATGGTCAAGAGAGAACCAATGAGGATGCTCCAGAGAATAATCCTCAGTACACCACTGTTTATGTTGGCAATCTTGCTCCGGAG gttagttcaGCTGATCTCCACCAGCATTTCCATCTTCTTGGTGCTGGTGTTATTGAAGACGTCCGCATACAGCGAGATAAAGGTTTTGGTTTTATAAGATATGGTACTCATGCTGAAGCAGCTCGGGCTATTCAGATGGGAAATGCCCGAATTTTCTTTGGCAAACCAATTAAG TGCTCCTGGGGCAGCAAACCCACTCCACCGGGGACCAGCTCTACTCCTCTGCCACCGCCAGCTGCCGCACAGATGCCAGGTTTTTCTGCCGCTGACCTTGTAGCTTATGAGCGACAACTGGCATTGAGTAGaatggggatggggatgggaATGGGAATGGGAATGGGTGCACAAGCTCTGATGCAGCCGCAAGCACAACAGCGATTTGGTGCTGCTGGAGCTAGTCAGGCAATCTATGATGGTGGGTATCCAGGCATTGCCTCCACCCAGCCATCGATTTATTACCAGTAA
- the LOC131320000 gene encoding oligouridylate-binding protein 1-like isoform X2 yields the protein MMQQQQQQQQRLKQQQALMQQSLYHPGLLAPPPQIEPILSGNLPPGFDSSTCRSVYVGNVHPQVTDPLLQEVFSSTGPIEGCKLIRKEKSSYGFVDYFDRRSAALAIVTLNGRHLFGQPIKVNWAYASNQREDTSGHFNIFVGDLSPEVTDATLFACFSVYPSCSDARVMWDQKTGRSRGFGFVSFRTQQDAQTAVNDLNGKWLGSRQIRCNWATKGAGVNDDNHNLDGKSVVELTNGSSDGQERTNEDAPENNPQYTTVYVGNLAPEVSSADLHQHFHLLGAGVIEDVRIQRDKGFGFIRYGTHAEAARAIQMGNARIFFGKPIKCSWGSKPTPPGTSSTPLPPPAAAQMPGFSAADLVAYERQLALSRMGMGMGMGMGMGAQALMQPQAQQRFGAAGASQAIYDGGYPGIASTQPSIYYQ from the exons ATAGAGCCCATCTTGAGTGGAAATCTGCCTCCTGGGTTTGATTCAAGTACTTGCCGCAGTGT GTATGTTGGGAATGTTCACCCACAGGTTACAGACCCACTTCTTCAGGAGGTTTTCTCAAGTACTGGTCCTATTGAAGGTTGCAAGCTCATTCGGAAGGAGAAG TCATCCTACGGTTTCGTGGACTACTTTGATCGCAGATCAGCTGCTCTTGCTATTGTGACTCTTAATGGAAGGCATCT GTTTGGGCAGCCTATAAAAGTTAACTGGGCATATGCCAGTAACCAGAGAGAGGACACATCAG GCCACTTTAACATTTTCGTTGGTGATCTTAGCCCTGAAGTTACGGATGCTACCCTGTTTGCATGCTTCTCTGTTTATCCTAGTTGCTC AGATGCAAGGGTTATGTGGGATCAAAAGACTGGGCGTTCAAGGGGGTTTGGATTCGTCTCTTTCCGAACTCAGCAG GATGCTCAAACTGCAGTGAATGATTTGAATG GAAAATGGCTCGGAAGCAGACAAATCAGGTGCAACTGGGCAACAAAGGGAGCTGGTGTTAATGATGACAATCACAATTTGGATGGCAAAAGCGTGGTGGAACTGACAAATGGGAGTTCAG ATGGTCAAGAGAGAACCAATGAGGATGCTCCAGAGAATAATCCTCAGTACACCACTGTTTATGTTGGCAATCTTGCTCCGGAG gttagttcaGCTGATCTCCACCAGCATTTCCATCTTCTTGGTGCTGGTGTTATTGAAGACGTCCGCATACAGCGAGATAAAGGTTTTGGTTTTATAAGATATGGTACTCATGCTGAAGCAGCTCGGGCTATTCAGATGGGAAATGCCCGAATTTTCTTTGGCAAACCAATTAAG TGCTCCTGGGGCAGCAAACCCACTCCACCGGGGACCAGCTCTACTCCTCTGCCACCGCCAGCTGCCGCACAGATGCCAGGTTTTTCTGCCGCTGACCTTGTAGCTTATGAGCGACAACTGGCATTGAGTAGaatggggatggggatgggaATGGGAATGGGAATGGGTGCACAAGCTCTGATGCAGCCGCAAGCACAACAGCGATTTGGTGCTGCTGGAGCTAGTCAGGCAATCTATGATGGTGGGTATCCAGGCATTGCCTCCACCCAGCCATCGATTTATTACCAGTAA